A stretch of Pseudoprevotella muciniphila DNA encodes these proteins:
- a CDS encoding N-acetylmuramoyl-L-alanine amidase family protein, whose product MVKRSFKYVVIALLFMAFGVKSMAKEFVLVIDPGHGGHDAGACGAFSKEKDINLTVALELGKLVKTHCRNVKVIYTRTTDVFIPLQTRADIANKANADLFVSVHTNALPEGRIAYGSETYTLGMHRAAANLEVAKRENSVIRMESGYKMRYEGFDPSKSESYIIFEFMQDKFMKQSVFLAKSIQKYYSRAGRQNKGVHQAGFLVLRQTSMPAILTELGFISTPEEETYLNSKEGVRNLAASIYNGIAEYLEVYAKTDVKRVSIVASPKSEPNNQVKDDLPKKKEEKTSSKPSATDRKQEESNRKEPTKPQSANPPRKDAVNEAKSPTRVGKTEEDDNKKDAQSNVPVYKVQFLVSPTELPANDRQLQGLSNVSCYRDGGKTYKYTSGSTTDYNEIRRLCNKLKEKYPDAFVVAFVDGKRVSVQEALSLQKKTK is encoded by the coding sequence ATGGTGAAACGTTCCTTCAAATATGTTGTCATCGCGCTGCTTTTCATGGCTTTTGGTGTAAAATCCATGGCAAAGGAGTTTGTGCTTGTTATTGACCCTGGACATGGCGGACACGATGCAGGCGCTTGTGGCGCTTTTTCGAAGGAAAAGGACATCAATCTGACGGTGGCCCTTGAATTGGGTAAACTCGTCAAGACGCATTGTCGCAACGTCAAGGTGATTTACACTCGCACAACAGATGTGTTCATCCCCTTACAGACGAGGGCAGATATAGCCAACAAGGCGAATGCGGATTTGTTCGTGTCAGTACACACCAACGCTCTTCCAGAAGGCAGGATAGCCTATGGTTCGGAAACATACACGCTCGGTATGCATCGTGCAGCGGCTAATCTTGAAGTGGCGAAACGCGAGAACTCTGTAATCAGAATGGAATCGGGCTACAAGATGCGCTATGAAGGTTTTGATCCAAGTAAGTCGGAGAGTTACATCATCTTCGAATTCATGCAGGATAAATTCATGAAACAGAGTGTGTTCTTAGCCAAAAGCATTCAGAAGTACTATTCTCGTGCAGGGCGGCAAAACAAAGGCGTTCACCAGGCAGGCTTTCTTGTGCTTCGTCAAACGTCGATGCCAGCCATACTTACCGAACTCGGTTTTATCTCTACGCCAGAAGAGGAAACATACCTCAACTCGAAAGAAGGGGTAAGAAACCTTGCTGCCAGTATCTATAATGGTATTGCAGAATATCTGGAGGTTTATGCTAAGACTGATGTGAAGCGCGTGTCTATAGTGGCTTCGCCAAAGTCTGAGCCTAATAACCAAGTGAAGGATGACCTGCCTAAGAAAAAAGAAGAAAAAACTTCGTCAAAGCCTTCAGCAACGGATAGGAAGCAGGAGGAAAGCAACAGGAAAGAACCTACTAAACCACAATCTGCAAACCCACCTCGGAAAGATGCAGTAAATGAAGCAAAATCTCCAACGAGAGTGGGCAAGACAGAAGAGGACGATAATAAAAAAGATGCACAAAGTAATGTTCCTGTCTACAAGGTCCAGTTCTTGGTTTCGCCAACTGAACTACCTGCTAATGACAGGCAATTACAGGGGTTGAGTAATGTGTCATGCTATCGTGATGGCGGAAAGACATATAAATACACTTCTGGATCTACGACCGACTATAATGAGATTCGTCGTCTATGTAACAAACTCAAAGAGAAGTACCCCGATGCCTTTGTCGTGGCATTTGTGGACGGGAAACGAGTTAGTGTGCAGGAAGCCCTTTCATTGCAAAAGAAAACGAAATAA
- the prmA gene encoding 50S ribosomal protein L11 methyltransferase has product MKYYEFKFTMQPTSSDLQDVLSAVLGEAGFDSFVPTVDGNNPLLAYIKVAEFDEKNLASALRSFPVANVEISYTMTEAEDKDWNKLWEENYFQPLVVDGRCVVYGTMHKDVPTAEYNIIINPKMSFGTGHHATTSQMLSEILKTDVRGFEVLDMGCGTSILAILAKMCGAAHCVAIDNDEWCVDNSIENIALNGVENIDVELGDANVLKEKGPFDLVLANINRNILLADMGAYTQVMKSGAQIFMSGFYEEDVPVLKEEALRQNLHLVRVHSLNRWACAVFEKV; this is encoded by the coding sequence ATGAAGTATTACGAATTTAAATTTACGATGCAACCTACTTCGTCCGACCTTCAGGACGTATTGAGCGCTGTTCTCGGCGAGGCAGGTTTTGACAGTTTTGTACCGACGGTAGATGGGAATAATCCCTTGCTGGCATATATCAAAGTGGCTGAATTTGATGAAAAAAACTTAGCATCAGCCCTCAGGAGTTTTCCTGTTGCCAATGTAGAAATCTCATATACGATGACAGAAGCAGAGGACAAAGACTGGAATAAACTATGGGAAGAAAACTACTTTCAGCCGCTTGTCGTGGATGGCAGGTGTGTGGTGTATGGCACCATGCACAAAGATGTGCCTACTGCAGAGTACAACATCATTATCAATCCAAAGATGTCTTTCGGCACGGGGCACCATGCCACGACTTCGCAGATGCTGAGCGAAATTCTTAAAACAGATGTCCGTGGTTTTGAGGTGCTTGATATGGGCTGTGGCACGAGTATCTTGGCTATTTTGGCAAAAATGTGCGGTGCCGCGCATTGTGTGGCGATAGACAACGACGAATGGTGTGTAGATAATTCCATAGAGAATATCGCCCTCAATGGTGTTGAAAATATAGACGTTGAATTAGGCGATGCAAATGTACTGAAAGAAAAAGGACCGTTCGACCTGGTCCTGGCAAACATCAATCGCAATATCCTTTTGGCTGACATGGGGGCATACACGCAAGTGATGAAGTCTGGTGCACAAATCTTCATGAGCGGTTTTTATGAGGAGGATGTCCCGGTGTTGAAAGAAGAAGCCCTTAGGCAAAATCTGCATTTGGTTCGTGTACATAGTCTGAACCGCTGGGCGTGCGCTGTGTTTGAGAAGGTATAA
- a CDS encoding thymidylate synthase produces MKQYLDLLHRITEEGVTKHDRTGTGTISVFGHQMRFNMSDGFPLLTTKKLHLKSIIYELLWFLKGDTNARYLQEHGVRIWNEWADEGGELGPIYGYQWRSWKDYDGGTIDQIQQAVDTIKNNPDSRRIIVSAWNVGDLKAMHLPPCHLLFQFYVANGKLSLQLYQRSADTFLGVPFNIASYALLLQMMAQVTGLEPGDFVHTTGDTHIYTNHLEQVKLQMTRTPRPLPRMVINPDVKNIFDFKYEDFILEGYNPWPHIPGKVSV; encoded by the coding sequence ATGAAACAATACCTCGACTTGCTACACCGCATAACAGAAGAGGGTGTAACGAAACACGACCGTACAGGCACAGGCACCATCAGCGTCTTCGGACACCAGATGCGTTTCAATATGTCAGATGGTTTTCCACTACTTACAACCAAGAAACTGCATTTAAAATCGATTATTTACGAACTCCTGTGGTTTCTCAAAGGCGACACGAATGCGCGATACTTACAAGAACATGGCGTGCGCATTTGGAACGAATGGGCTGATGAAGGTGGTGAGTTAGGTCCCATCTATGGCTATCAATGGCGCTCGTGGAAGGACTATGACGGAGGGACCATAGACCAGATACAACAAGCGGTGGACACAATCAAAAACAATCCTGACTCACGGCGCATCATTGTCAGCGCATGGAATGTAGGCGACCTGAAGGCCATGCACCTCCCACCATGTCATCTGCTTTTCCAATTCTACGTAGCCAACGGCAAACTATCACTGCAACTCTACCAACGCTCGGCAGACACTTTCCTTGGTGTGCCGTTCAACATCGCTAGTTATGCCCTGCTGCTACAAATGATGGCACAAGTTACGGGGCTTGAACCGGGAGACTTCGTACATACAACAGGTGACACACACATATACACCAATCATCTGGAACAGGTAAAACTGCAAATGACACGAACTCCACGGCCACTGCCCAGAATGGTCATCAATCCCGACGTCAAGAACATTTTCGACTTCAAATACGAAGACTTTATACTCGAGGGCTACAATCCGTGGCCGCACATCCCAGGAAAGGTTTCTGTATAA
- a CDS encoding NUDIX hydrolase, producing the protein MQDNAKELLPLVDEAGHIVGCATRGECHSGSGLLHPVVHLHVFDDSGRIFLQKRPPWKDIQPDKWDTAVGGHVDYGENIDDALKREVREELGLTVFTPHFIRRYVFSSNRDRELVHVFAAITTESPKPSAETDGGQFFTTEEIAEKIGTHFFTPNFEGEYQDIILPWVKQQEINKQKI; encoded by the coding sequence ATGCAAGACAACGCGAAGGAATTGCTGCCTTTAGTGGACGAGGCTGGTCACATCGTCGGTTGTGCCACACGTGGCGAATGTCATTCCGGCAGCGGATTGCTGCATCCCGTGGTTCACTTGCATGTGTTTGACGATAGCGGGCGGATTTTCCTTCAGAAACGCCCGCCATGGAAAGACATTCAACCGGACAAATGGGATACCGCCGTCGGTGGCCATGTTGATTATGGCGAGAATATTGACGATGCTCTCAAGCGTGAGGTACGCGAGGAACTCGGACTGACAGTCTTTACACCACATTTCATCCGACGCTACGTCTTCTCCTCCAACCGCGATCGTGAACTGGTACACGTTTTCGCCGCCATAACGACTGAATCACCGAAGCCATCTGCTGAAACCGATGGCGGGCAGTTCTTCACGACAGAAGAAATTGCAGAAAAAATTGGCACCCATTTCTTTACACCCAATTTCGAAGGCGAATACCAAGACATTATCCTCCCCTGGGTAAAACAACAAGAAATAAACAAACAAAAGATATGA
- a CDS encoding MATE family efflux transporter, whose protein sequence is MTETPVPKLIYELATPTIISMLVASLYNLVTTFYVGQIDTQSTAAVGISFSVMAIIQALGFFFGHGAGNYVSRQLGKRDEEGAQRMAATGFFTTVVCGIVVMIAGELFLTPLCHLLGSTPTIQPYIEKYLSILLFSAPIMAASFFLNNLLRYQGNARYAMVGIVCGAVLNILIAPVFIFVMGWGIAGAAWATVLCESVSLLVLWIMTTRRGIVPISVKNITLKGAYFREICRGGLPSLARQGLASVAILLLNLSASVYGDDAIAGMSIVTRVIHFIYAFFLGFCQGYQPLCGFNYGAGKYTRVLDAFWFCVKVGTSGLILCSAFGVWFAEDIVRLFRDAPDVVEVGKAALTYQFLVYPLNIFMTMSSMTLQTIGKARPAVVLASARQGVFFIPAILLLPRVCGLVGVEIALPVADVFSFILAILLIKGTLKGLAAFGRQEHLR, encoded by the coding sequence ATGACGGAAACGCCAGTTCCCAAACTTATTTACGAACTGGCTACTCCTACCATTATCAGTATGCTCGTTGCCTCGCTCTACAACTTGGTAACGACATTCTACGTTGGTCAAATCGATACACAGTCAACCGCTGCCGTAGGAATTTCGTTTTCTGTCATGGCCATCATTCAGGCTTTGGGCTTTTTCTTTGGACATGGGGCGGGGAATTATGTTTCGCGGCAACTTGGAAAACGTGACGAGGAGGGTGCTCAGCGCATGGCAGCAACAGGCTTTTTTACTACCGTTGTATGTGGCATTGTCGTGATGATTGCAGGTGAATTGTTTTTGACACCGCTATGCCATCTGCTCGGCTCAACTCCCACCATACAACCTTACATAGAAAAATACCTGAGCATATTACTGTTTTCTGCGCCCATCATGGCGGCTTCGTTCTTCCTGAACAACCTGTTGCGTTATCAGGGTAATGCTAGATATGCCATGGTAGGCATCGTGTGCGGTGCCGTTCTCAATATCTTGATTGCTCCAGTCTTTATCTTTGTAATGGGGTGGGGCATAGCAGGTGCTGCTTGGGCAACGGTGCTGTGTGAAAGTGTGAGCCTGCTTGTTTTGTGGATAATGACCACTCGGCGCGGCATAGTGCCCATTTCGGTAAAGAACATAACATTAAAAGGCGCATATTTCCGCGAGATATGCAGAGGCGGACTGCCTTCCTTGGCTCGGCAAGGATTGGCGAGTGTCGCCATACTTCTGCTCAATCTGTCTGCCAGCGTTTATGGCGATGATGCTATTGCAGGTATGAGTATCGTAACGCGGGTTATCCACTTTATTTATGCATTCTTCCTCGGATTTTGCCAAGGCTACCAACCGCTCTGCGGATTCAATTATGGCGCAGGGAAATATACACGTGTTCTTGATGCTTTCTGGTTCTGTGTTAAGGTGGGTACATCAGGACTTATACTGTGTTCTGCTTTTGGCGTGTGGTTTGCAGAAGATATTGTCCGGCTGTTTCGCGATGCTCCTGATGTAGTGGAAGTGGGAAAGGCTGCTTTAACCTATCAGTTTCTGGTCTATCCCTTGAATATTTTCATGACCATGAGCAGTATGACACTTCAAACCATCGGCAAAGCGCGACCTGCTGTGGTATTAGCATCTGCCCGACAAGGTGTTTTCTTTATTCCTGCTATTCTGCTTCTTCCGCGCGTTTGTGGACTGGTTGGCGTGGAAATAGCATTGCCGGTGGCAGATGTCTTCAGTTTTATTCTTGCGATATTACTTATCAAAGGCACGCTTAAAGGTTTGGCAGCATTTGGGCGGCAAGAACACTTGCGTTAA
- a CDS encoding MlaD family protein — protein sequence MKFFTKEVKIAITAIVAVVLLFFTINFLKGRNVFKTRNIYYVEFANTAGIVETNVVYANGYPVGSVVSLNFDYKNMNRVIVGIDLNENMKIPKGSRAELETSLMGGVTMNLILGPNPTDLLAQGDTIKGGLHLGLMDKGEELVPDVARLLPKLDSILANINALSANPALSQTLENAGNASANLNKSTILLNQMLQGEIGNLAQSLKASGANVQAFTDNLAKINVNSSVQDVNRMLSDLNVVSADLKNISSNVSGFTGDLGELSKNLQHLLTNVNTLSSSLDNTINDLNRQLNSKDNTAGMLLNDRQLYDNLNATASSLNATAKSADSLLTDLKAHPKRYVHFSVFGRKDKK from the coding sequence ATGAAATTCTTTACAAAAGAAGTAAAAATAGCGATTACAGCAATAGTTGCCGTGGTATTGTTGTTCTTTACCATCAATTTCCTGAAAGGGAGAAATGTGTTTAAAACGCGTAATATCTACTATGTGGAATTTGCAAATACGGCAGGAATAGTAGAGACAAATGTTGTTTATGCCAACGGCTATCCTGTAGGATCTGTCGTAAGCCTGAATTTTGACTACAAGAACATGAACCGCGTCATTGTAGGTATCGACCTCAATGAAAACATGAAGATACCAAAAGGTTCACGTGCAGAACTGGAGACAAGTTTGATGGGTGGTGTAACGATGAATCTGATTCTTGGACCAAATCCCACAGATCTGCTTGCTCAAGGTGATACCATAAAGGGCGGGCTTCATCTGGGGCTTATGGACAAAGGTGAAGAACTTGTTCCCGACGTTGCTCGCCTGTTGCCAAAACTTGATTCTATCTTAGCCAACATCAATGCCTTGTCTGCTAATCCAGCGCTGTCTCAAACACTCGAGAATGCTGGTAATGCTTCGGCAAACCTCAACAAATCGACTATCCTTCTCAATCAGATGTTGCAAGGTGAAATAGGCAATCTTGCACAGTCGCTGAAAGCATCAGGTGCCAATGTACAGGCTTTTACGGATAATCTTGCAAAAATCAATGTAAATAGTTCTGTGCAAGATGTTAATCGTATGCTGTCGGATTTGAACGTAGTTTCCGCCGACTTGAAGAATATATCAAGCAATGTAAGTGGATTTACAGGCGACCTTGGTGAACTTTCGAAGAATTTGCAGCACCTGCTTACTAATGTCAATACGCTTTCGTCTTCGCTCGACAATACCATCAACGACCTGAACCGTCAACTCAATAGCAAGGATAACACAGCCGGCATGTTGCTCAACGACCGCCAGTTATATGATAATCTTAACGCAACAGCAAGCAGTCTTAACGCAACAGCCAAAAGTGCAGACAGCCTCCTGACAGACCTGAAGGCACATCCTAAACGCTATGTGCATTTTTCAGTGTTCGGTCGTAAGGACAAGAAATAG
- a CDS encoding bifunctional metallophosphatase/5'-nucleotidase, with protein sequence MSEKKNNTSIRATFLISLALMLSSVSLPAQTNKKTTIRIIESSDIHGNYFSYDFIEKQPTEGGLSRIATYVDEQRKLLSEKNVLLLDNGDILQGQPTAYYYNFIDTKSQHVCADAMNFIGYDAATIGNHDIETGHSVYDRWTLECHFPVLCANAIDTRTGLPYWKPYTIFERGGARIAVLGMITPAIPKWLPQSLWKGMAFEDMVACARRWMPTLRDKEKADIIVGLFHSGIGHEKLIGSVNENAALQVAREVSGFDIIFSGHDHRASKHIVKNTENKEVLVINPGSNGKNVAQADIAISRKGEKKVSGEIVSLTNVQPLPAYINTFAPQAKEVKTFTEKKIGNLSTTISSREAFFGPSAFINLIQQMQLQLTGADISFAAPLSFDTHIEAGDITVSDMFKLYHYQNYLYTMLLKGSEIKDYLEYSYDGWVNTMHSANDTMIAFRQNPMQYAEGWQRLRTPSYNFDCAAGIDYVVHLDKPKGQRIEISGMSNGKPFSPDSIYSVAINSYRGNGGGNLLTKGAGIPKEELPQRIMTTTDRDLRYYLMQLIESTPELRIETPTNWKFVPEDWANTARDREERLLFK encoded by the coding sequence ATGTCAGAAAAGAAAAATAACACGTCAATACGTGCAACATTTTTAATATCGCTGGCTTTGATGCTGAGTAGTGTGTCCCTCCCTGCTCAGACAAATAAAAAAACGACAATCCGCATCATCGAATCGAGCGATATCCACGGCAACTATTTCTCATACGACTTCATAGAAAAACAGCCTACGGAAGGCGGCCTGTCACGTATCGCCACATACGTTGATGAGCAACGCAAACTCTTATCTGAAAAGAATGTTCTGCTCCTCGACAATGGAGACATCCTGCAAGGACAACCCACTGCTTACTATTACAACTTCATTGATACGAAGTCGCAGCATGTGTGTGCTGACGCAATGAATTTCATAGGCTACGATGCGGCAACTATTGGCAATCACGACATCGAGACAGGACACAGTGTCTATGATCGTTGGACTCTTGAATGCCATTTTCCTGTGCTTTGTGCTAACGCTATCGACACTCGCACGGGACTCCCCTATTGGAAACCCTATACCATCTTTGAACGCGGCGGTGCACGAATTGCGGTACTCGGAATGATTACCCCCGCCATTCCCAAATGGCTACCTCAGAGTTTATGGAAAGGCATGGCCTTTGAAGACATGGTGGCATGCGCAAGAAGATGGATGCCCACACTTCGCGATAAAGAGAAGGCAGACATTATCGTCGGACTATTCCATTCGGGCATTGGGCATGAAAAACTGATTGGGAGCGTCAATGAGAATGCCGCCCTGCAAGTGGCACGCGAGGTGTCAGGCTTCGATATCATTTTTAGCGGACACGACCACCGAGCATCGAAACACATAGTTAAGAACACAGAAAATAAGGAAGTTCTTGTCATCAATCCGGGGAGCAACGGCAAGAACGTGGCTCAGGCTGACATCGCCATTTCACGAAAAGGCGAGAAGAAAGTTTCAGGTGAAATCGTAAGCCTAACCAACGTACAACCACTACCTGCATATATTAACACATTTGCACCACAGGCAAAGGAAGTAAAAACGTTTACAGAAAAGAAAATTGGAAATCTCTCCACCACCATTTCATCGCGCGAAGCCTTTTTCGGACCGTCAGCATTCATCAACTTGATTCAACAGATGCAGTTGCAACTGACTGGTGCTGACATATCGTTTGCTGCACCTTTATCTTTCGACACCCACATAGAAGCAGGCGACATTACCGTAAGCGACATGTTTAAGTTATATCACTATCAGAATTATCTCTACACCATGCTCCTCAAAGGTAGCGAAATAAAAGACTATCTGGAATATTCATACGATGGTTGGGTTAACACCATGCACAGCGCGAATGACACGATGATAGCATTCCGTCAAAACCCAATGCAATATGCAGAAGGCTGGCAGAGACTGCGCACGCCATCATACAACTTCGATTGTGCTGCGGGAATAGACTACGTCGTTCATTTAGACAAACCGAAAGGACAACGGATTGAAATCAGCGGCATGAGCAATGGTAAGCCTTTTAGCCCAGACAGTATCTACTCTGTTGCTATCAATTCCTATCGTGGTAATGGAGGCGGCAACTTGCTCACAAAAGGAGCCGGCATACCGAAAGAAGAACTGCCGCAACGCATCATGACAACTACCGATCGAGACTTGCGCTACTACCTGATGCAACTCATAGAAAGCACGCCTGAGCTTAGGATTGAAACACCAACAAACTGGAAATTCGTTCCTGAAGATTGGGCAAATACGGCCCGCGACAGAGAAGAACGATTGCTATTCAAATAA
- a CDS encoding dihydrofolate reductase, which produces MISIIAAVARNKGIGYKNRLLYHISADLKRFKALTTGHTIIMGRRTYESLPKGALPNRRNIVLTRQKGISFPGCEVFSSLEDALAHCDAEEQVFIIGGASLYKEALPYADKLLLTLIDAVPERADVFFPDFIEENWTVEHSESHHPDEKNAVPYTFVDYVRKEK; this is translated from the coding sequence ATGATATCCATCATAGCCGCAGTAGCCAGGAACAAAGGCATAGGCTACAAGAACCGTCTGCTCTATCACATTTCAGCTGACTTGAAGCGTTTCAAGGCACTCACAACTGGCCACACCATCATCATGGGGCGGCGCACCTACGAGTCTCTGCCCAAAGGTGCTCTTCCTAATCGACGCAACATTGTACTGACGCGCCAGAAAGGCATCAGTTTTCCGGGATGCGAAGTGTTCTCTTCATTAGAGGATGCATTGGCACATTGCGATGCAGAAGAACAAGTTTTTATAATAGGAGGTGCCTCGTTATACAAAGAGGCTCTACCTTATGCCGACAAACTTTTATTGACACTGATTGATGCTGTTCCAGAACGTGCCGACGTATTTTTCCCCGATTTCATCGAGGAAAATTGGACTGTCGAACATTCAGAATCTCACCATCCGGACGAAAAGAATGCCGTACCATACACCTTCGTAGATTATGTCAGAAAAGAAAAATAA
- a CDS encoding methyltransferase RsmF C-terminal domain-like protein, which translates to MELRPSIPDEFIAQQTRLIGSENALRLAESLERASPVSVRMNSAKRSSLFSEAELVPWCTTGRFLDKRPEFTLNPLLHAGAFYVQEAASMFLEQAYNAFDETPQRVLDLCAAPGGKSTLWRSLLPEGALLVANEPLRQRAMILAENLAKWGHADVVVTQAYPEEFAALRGFFDVIATDVPCSGEGMFRKDDDARRMWSMANVAMCAERQRKILSDVWPALRNGGWIVYSTCTFNDEENEKNVQFICEELGAEVVPLSIDPAWGIVDTPFGYHFYPHLTRSEGFFIALLRKTSPSGTQKMKIKHRPLVDFPKWLKNNDEFVGLRSCETLITAVRKSIADDVLAVGQIVRCLSAGIAMAEEIKGKKTVPQHPLALALDFDEAVFPRVSLSLDEALSYLRRETLCLPADVPRGYVNVVYEDHSLGFVNNLGNRANNMYPQEWRIRRK; encoded by the coding sequence TTGGAACTCCGCCCCTCGATACCAGACGAATTTATTGCTCAGCAGACACGTCTCATAGGTTCGGAAAATGCCTTAAGGCTCGCAGAGAGTCTTGAGAGAGCGAGTCCTGTCTCTGTGCGCATGAATTCGGCGAAACGTTCCTCGCTATTTTCGGAAGCAGAGCTTGTGCCTTGGTGCACCACGGGGCGCTTTCTCGACAAAAGGCCTGAATTTACGCTCAATCCTTTGCTTCATGCGGGTGCTTTTTATGTTCAGGAGGCAGCCTCTATGTTTTTGGAACAGGCTTATAATGCCTTTGACGAGACACCGCAGCGAGTGCTTGACCTTTGTGCTGCACCTGGCGGTAAGAGCACTTTGTGGAGGTCGTTATTGCCGGAAGGAGCACTCCTTGTCGCCAATGAACCTCTGCGTCAGCGTGCCATGATTTTGGCTGAGAATTTAGCAAAGTGGGGTCATGCAGACGTGGTTGTTACTCAGGCATATCCGGAAGAGTTTGCTGCATTGCGGGGTTTTTTCGATGTGATAGCAACAGATGTGCCCTGCTCGGGCGAAGGCATGTTCCGTAAGGACGACGACGCACGACGAATGTGGAGCATGGCGAATGTGGCAATGTGTGCCGAACGTCAGCGAAAAATACTGTCTGACGTATGGCCCGCGCTGAGAAACGGTGGTTGGATCGTGTATAGCACGTGCACATTCAATGATGAAGAAAATGAGAAGAATGTTCAATTCATTTGCGAAGAACTTGGTGCGGAAGTGGTGCCGTTGAGCATTGACCCTGCCTGGGGTATCGTGGATACACCCTTCGGCTATCATTTCTATCCCCATCTTACGCGCAGTGAGGGCTTTTTTATAGCATTGTTGCGAAAGACTTCGCCATCGGGTACTCAGAAAATGAAAATAAAACACCGACCCTTGGTGGACTTCCCCAAATGGTTGAAGAATAATGATGAATTTGTTGGTTTGAGGAGCTGCGAAACACTTATTACCGCAGTGAGAAAATCTATAGCAGATGATGTGCTTGCTGTCGGACAAATAGTACGCTGCCTTTCCGCAGGTATAGCGATGGCTGAAGAAATAAAAGGCAAGAAAACAGTACCGCAACATCCGTTGGCTCTTGCCTTGGATTTCGACGAAGCGGTTTTCCCGAGAGTGTCCCTCAGTTTGGATGAAGCCCTGTCATACCTTCGCAGAGAGACGCTCTGTCTGCCGGCAGATGTTCCACGAGGCTATGTCAATGTAGTTTACGAAGACCATTCACTCGGATTTGTCAATAATTTGGGGAACAGGGCAAACAATATGTACCCACAAGAATGGAGAATACGAAGAAAATAG